In the Gorilla gorilla gorilla isolate KB3781 chromosome 10, NHGRI_mGorGor1-v2.1_pri, whole genome shotgun sequence genome, one interval contains:
- the PCBP2 gene encoding poly(rC)-binding protein 2 isoform X15 has translation MDTGVIEGGLNVTLTIRLLMHGKEVGSIIGKKGESVKKMREESGARINISEGNCPERIITLAGPTNAIFKAFAMIIDKLEEDISSSMTNSTAASRPPVTLRLVVPASQCGSLIGKGGCKIKEIRESTGAQVQVAGDMLPNSTERAITIAGIPQSIIECVKQICVVMLETLSQSPPKGVTIPYRPKPSSSPVIFAGGQAYTIQGQYAIPQPDLTKLHQLAMQQSHFPMTHGNTGFSGLDASAQTTSHELTIPNDLIGCIIGRQGAKINEIRQMSGAQIKIANPVEGSTDRQVTITGSAASISLAQYLINVSLENAKPSSQAASVTIPDHLSINLSQPSTPSSSSSSTTTPSLATAGTSDAPSSLPNPLPTAPCVSSLLGMKPIPLLALNVVSAAKGTGASATTTTTSAVPCVTNKLKGEKQRFSPY, from the exons ATGGACACCGGTGTGATTGAAGGTGGATTAAATGTCACTCTCACCATCCGGCTACTTATGCATGGAAAG GAAGTTGGCAGTATCATCGGAAAG AAAGGAGAATCAGTTAAGAAGATGCGCGAGGAG AGTGGTGCACGTATCAACATCTCAGAAGGGAATTGTCCTGAGAGAATTATCACTTTGGCTGGACCCACTAATGCCATCTTCAAAGCCTTTGCTATGATCATTGACAAACTGGAAGAG GACATAAGCAGCTCTATGACCAATAGCACAGCTGCCAGTAGACCCCCGGTCACCCTGAGGCTGGTGGTCCCTGCTAGTCAGTGTGGCTCTCTCATTGGAAAAGGTGGATGCAAGATCAAGGAAATACGAGAG AGTACAGGGGCTCAGGTCCAGGTGGCAGGGGATATGCTACCCAACTCAACTGAGCGGGCCATCACTATTGCTGGCATTCCACAATCCATCATTGAGTGTGTCAAACAGATCTGCGTGGTCATGTTGGAG actcTCTCCCAGTCCCCCCCGAAGGGCGTGACCATCCCGTACCGGCCCAAGCCGTCCAGCTCTCCGGTCATCTTTGCAGGTGGTCAG GCCTATACCATTCAAGGACAGTATGCCATTCCACAGCCAGAT TTGACCAAGCTGCACCAGTTGGCAATGCAACAGTCTCATTTTCCCATGACGCATGGCAACACCGGATTCAGTG GTTTGGATGCATCTGCTCAGACTACTTCTCATGAACTCACCATTCCAAACGAT TTGATTGGCTGCATAATCGGGCGTCAAGGCGCCAAAATCAATGAGATCCGTCAGATGTCTGGGGCGCAGATCAAAATTGCGAACCCAGTGGAAGGATCTACTGATAGGCAGGTTACCATCACTGGATCTGCTGCCAGCATTAGCCTGGCTCAATATCTAATCAATGTCAG TTTAGAAAACGCTAAACCCTCCTCCCAGGCAGCCTCCGTCACGATCCCTGATCACCTCAGCATCAACCTCTCTCAACCCTCcaccccttcttcttcttcctcctccaccaccaccccctCGCTCGCCACAGCGGGGACCTCCGACGCACCCTCCAGCCTCCCCAACCCTCTTCCGACCGCCCCTTGTGTCTCCAGTCTGCTTGGCATGAAACCCATCCCTCTCCTGGCTCTAAATGTTGTGTCTGCTGCTAAGGGTACCGGGGCTTcagctaccaccaccaccacctctgccGTGCCATGTGTAACTAACAAACTGAAAGGCGAGAAACAGAGATTCTCTCCCTACTGA
- the PCBP2 gene encoding poly(rC)-binding protein 2 isoform X14: MDTGVIEGGLNVTLTIRLLMHGKEVGSIIGKKGESVKKMREESGARINISEGNCPERIITLAGPTNAIFKAFAMIIDKLEEDISSSMTNSTAASRPPVTLRLVVPASQCGSLIGKGGCKIKEIRESTGAQVQVAGDMLPNSTERAITIAGIPQSIIECVKQICVVMLETLSQSPPKGVTIPYRPKPSSSPVIFAGGQAYTIQGQYAIPQPDLTKLHQLAMQQSHFPMTHGNTGFSAGLDASAQTTSHELTIPNDLIGCIIGRQGAKINEIRQMSGAQIKIANPVEGSTDRQVTITGSAASISLAQYLINVSLENAKPSSQAASVTIPDHLSINLSQPSTPSSSSSSTTTPSLATAGTSDAPSSLPNPLPTAPCVSSLLGMKPIPLLALNVVSAAKGTGASATTTTTSAVPCVTNKLKGEKQRFSPY; encoded by the exons ATGGACACCGGTGTGATTGAAGGTGGATTAAATGTCACTCTCACCATCCGGCTACTTATGCATGGAAAG GAAGTTGGCAGTATCATCGGAAAG AAAGGAGAATCAGTTAAGAAGATGCGCGAGGAG AGTGGTGCACGTATCAACATCTCAGAAGGGAATTGTCCTGAGAGAATTATCACTTTGGCTGGACCCACTAATGCCATCTTCAAAGCCTTTGCTATGATCATTGACAAACTGGAAGAG GACATAAGCAGCTCTATGACCAATAGCACAGCTGCCAGTAGACCCCCGGTCACCCTGAGGCTGGTGGTCCCTGCTAGTCAGTGTGGCTCTCTCATTGGAAAAGGTGGATGCAAGATCAAGGAAATACGAGAG AGTACAGGGGCTCAGGTCCAGGTGGCAGGGGATATGCTACCCAACTCAACTGAGCGGGCCATCACTATTGCTGGCATTCCACAATCCATCATTGAGTGTGTCAAACAGATCTGCGTGGTCATGTTGGAG actcTCTCCCAGTCCCCCCCGAAGGGCGTGACCATCCCGTACCGGCCCAAGCCGTCCAGCTCTCCGGTCATCTTTGCAGGTGGTCAG GCCTATACCATTCAAGGACAGTATGCCATTCCACAGCCAGAT TTGACCAAGCTGCACCAGTTGGCAATGCAACAGTCTCATTTTCCCATGACGCATGGCAACACCGGATTCAGTG CAGGTTTGGATGCATCTGCTCAGACTACTTCTCATGAACTCACCATTCCAAACGAT TTGATTGGCTGCATAATCGGGCGTCAAGGCGCCAAAATCAATGAGATCCGTCAGATGTCTGGGGCGCAGATCAAAATTGCGAACCCAGTGGAAGGATCTACTGATAGGCAGGTTACCATCACTGGATCTGCTGCCAGCATTAGCCTGGCTCAATATCTAATCAATGTCAG TTTAGAAAACGCTAAACCCTCCTCCCAGGCAGCCTCCGTCACGATCCCTGATCACCTCAGCATCAACCTCTCTCAACCCTCcaccccttcttcttcttcctcctccaccaccaccccctCGCTCGCCACAGCGGGGACCTCCGACGCACCCTCCAGCCTCCCCAACCCTCTTCCGACCGCCCCTTGTGTCTCCAGTCTGCTTGGCATGAAACCCATCCCTCTCCTGGCTCTAAATGTTGTGTCTGCTGCTAAGGGTACCGGGGCTTcagctaccaccaccaccacctctgccGTGCCATGTGTAACTAACAAACTGAAAGGCGAGAAACAGAGATTCTCTCCCTACTGA
- the PCBP2 gene encoding poly(rC)-binding protein 2 isoform X18: MDTGVIEGGLNVTLTIRLLMHGKEVGSIIGKKGESVKKMREESGARINISEGNCPERIITLAGPTNAIFKAFAMIIDKLEEDISSSMTNSTAASRPPVTLRLVVPASQCGSLIGKGGCKIKEIRESTGAQVQVAGDMLPNSTERAITIAGIPQSIIECVKQICVVMLESPPKGVTIPYRPKPSSSPVIFAGGQAYTIQGQYAIPQPDLTKLHQLAMQQSHFPMTHGNTGFSAGLDASAQTTSHELTIPNDLIGCIIGRQGAKINEIRQMSGAQIKIANPVEGSTDRQVTITGSAASISLAQYLINVSLENAKPSSQAASVTIPDHLSINLSQPSTPSSSSSSTTTPSLATAGTSDAPSSLPNPLPTAPCVSSLLGMKPIPLLALNVVSAAKGTGASATTTTTSAVPCVTNKLKGEKQRFSPY; the protein is encoded by the exons ATGGACACCGGTGTGATTGAAGGTGGATTAAATGTCACTCTCACCATCCGGCTACTTATGCATGGAAAG GAAGTTGGCAGTATCATCGGAAAG AAAGGAGAATCAGTTAAGAAGATGCGCGAGGAG AGTGGTGCACGTATCAACATCTCAGAAGGGAATTGTCCTGAGAGAATTATCACTTTGGCTGGACCCACTAATGCCATCTTCAAAGCCTTTGCTATGATCATTGACAAACTGGAAGAG GACATAAGCAGCTCTATGACCAATAGCACAGCTGCCAGTAGACCCCCGGTCACCCTGAGGCTGGTGGTCCCTGCTAGTCAGTGTGGCTCTCTCATTGGAAAAGGTGGATGCAAGATCAAGGAAATACGAGAG AGTACAGGGGCTCAGGTCCAGGTGGCAGGGGATATGCTACCCAACTCAACTGAGCGGGCCATCACTATTGCTGGCATTCCACAATCCATCATTGAGTGTGTCAAACAGATCTGCGTGGTCATGTTGGAG TCCCCCCCGAAGGGCGTGACCATCCCGTACCGGCCCAAGCCGTCCAGCTCTCCGGTCATCTTTGCAGGTGGTCAG GCCTATACCATTCAAGGACAGTATGCCATTCCACAGCCAGAT TTGACCAAGCTGCACCAGTTGGCAATGCAACAGTCTCATTTTCCCATGACGCATGGCAACACCGGATTCAGTG CAGGTTTGGATGCATCTGCTCAGACTACTTCTCATGAACTCACCATTCCAAACGAT TTGATTGGCTGCATAATCGGGCGTCAAGGCGCCAAAATCAATGAGATCCGTCAGATGTCTGGGGCGCAGATCAAAATTGCGAACCCAGTGGAAGGATCTACTGATAGGCAGGTTACCATCACTGGATCTGCTGCCAGCATTAGCCTGGCTCAATATCTAATCAATGTCAG TTTAGAAAACGCTAAACCCTCCTCCCAGGCAGCCTCCGTCACGATCCCTGATCACCTCAGCATCAACCTCTCTCAACCCTCcaccccttcttcttcttcctcctccaccaccaccccctCGCTCGCCACAGCGGGGACCTCCGACGCACCCTCCAGCCTCCCCAACCCTCTTCCGACCGCCCCTTGTGTCTCCAGTCTGCTTGGCATGAAACCCATCCCTCTCCTGGCTCTAAATGTTGTGTCTGCTGCTAAGGGTACCGGGGCTTcagctaccaccaccaccacctctgccGTGCCATGTGTAACTAACAAACTGAAAGGCGAGAAACAGAGATTCTCTCCCTACTGA
- the PCBP2 gene encoding poly(rC)-binding protein 2 isoform X16 encodes MDTGVIEGGLNVTLTIRLLMHGKEVGSIIGKKGESVKKMREESGARINISEGNCPERIITLAGPTNAIFKAFAMIIDKLEEDISSSMTNSTAASRPPVTLRLVVPASQCGSLIGKGGCKIKEIRESTGAQVQVAGDMLPNSTERAITIAGIPQSIIECVKQICVVMLETLSQSPPKGVTIPYRPKPSSSPVIFAGGQLTKLHQLAMQQSHFPMTHGNTGFSGIESSSPEVKGYWAGLDASAQTTSHELTIPNDLIGCIIGRQGAKINEIRQMSGAQIKIANPVEGSTDRQVTITGSAASISLAQYLINVSLENAKPSSQAASVTIPDHLSINLSQPSTPSSSSSSTTTPSLATAGTSDAPSSLPNPLPTAPCVSSLLGMKPIPLLALNVVSAAKGTGASATTTTTSAVPCVTNKLKGEKQRFSPY; translated from the exons ATGGACACCGGTGTGATTGAAGGTGGATTAAATGTCACTCTCACCATCCGGCTACTTATGCATGGAAAG GAAGTTGGCAGTATCATCGGAAAG AAAGGAGAATCAGTTAAGAAGATGCGCGAGGAG AGTGGTGCACGTATCAACATCTCAGAAGGGAATTGTCCTGAGAGAATTATCACTTTGGCTGGACCCACTAATGCCATCTTCAAAGCCTTTGCTATGATCATTGACAAACTGGAAGAG GACATAAGCAGCTCTATGACCAATAGCACAGCTGCCAGTAGACCCCCGGTCACCCTGAGGCTGGTGGTCCCTGCTAGTCAGTGTGGCTCTCTCATTGGAAAAGGTGGATGCAAGATCAAGGAAATACGAGAG AGTACAGGGGCTCAGGTCCAGGTGGCAGGGGATATGCTACCCAACTCAACTGAGCGGGCCATCACTATTGCTGGCATTCCACAATCCATCATTGAGTGTGTCAAACAGATCTGCGTGGTCATGTTGGAG actcTCTCCCAGTCCCCCCCGAAGGGCGTGACCATCCCGTACCGGCCCAAGCCGTCCAGCTCTCCGGTCATCTTTGCAGGTGGTCAG TTGACCAAGCTGCACCAGTTGGCAATGCAACAGTCTCATTTTCCCATGACGCATGGCAACACCGGATTCAGTG GCATTGAATCCAGCTCTCCAGAGGTGAAAGGCTATTGGg CAGGTTTGGATGCATCTGCTCAGACTACTTCTCATGAACTCACCATTCCAAACGAT TTGATTGGCTGCATAATCGGGCGTCAAGGCGCCAAAATCAATGAGATCCGTCAGATGTCTGGGGCGCAGATCAAAATTGCGAACCCAGTGGAAGGATCTACTGATAGGCAGGTTACCATCACTGGATCTGCTGCCAGCATTAGCCTGGCTCAATATCTAATCAATGTCAG TTTAGAAAACGCTAAACCCTCCTCCCAGGCAGCCTCCGTCACGATCCCTGATCACCTCAGCATCAACCTCTCTCAACCCTCcaccccttcttcttcttcctcctccaccaccaccccctCGCTCGCCACAGCGGGGACCTCCGACGCACCCTCCAGCCTCCCCAACCCTCTTCCGACCGCCCCTTGTGTCTCCAGTCTGCTTGGCATGAAACCCATCCCTCTCCTGGCTCTAAATGTTGTGTCTGCTGCTAAGGGTACCGGGGCTTcagctaccaccaccaccacctctgccGTGCCATGTGTAACTAACAAACTGAAAGGCGAGAAACAGAGATTCTCTCCCTACTGA
- the PCBP2 gene encoding poly(rC)-binding protein 2 isoform X19 produces MDTGVIEGGLNVTLTIRLLMHGKEVGSIIGKKGESVKKMREESGARINISEGNCPERIITLAGPTNAIFKAFAMIIDKLEEDISSSMTNSTAASRPPVTLRLVVPASQCGSLIGKGGCKIKEIRESTGAQVQVAGDMLPNSTERAITIAGIPQSIIECVKQICVVMLESPPKGVTIPYRPKPSSSPVIFAGGQAYTIQGQYAIPQPDLTKLHQLAMQQSHFPMTHGNTGFSGLDASAQTTSHELTIPNDLIGCIIGRQGAKINEIRQMSGAQIKIANPVEGSTDRQVTITGSAASISLAQYLINVSLENAKPSSQAASVTIPDHLSINLSQPSTPSSSSSSTTTPSLATAGTSDAPSSLPNPLPTAPCVSSLLGMKPIPLLALNVVSAAKGTGASATTTTTSAVPCVTNKLKGEKQRFSPY; encoded by the exons ATGGACACCGGTGTGATTGAAGGTGGATTAAATGTCACTCTCACCATCCGGCTACTTATGCATGGAAAG GAAGTTGGCAGTATCATCGGAAAG AAAGGAGAATCAGTTAAGAAGATGCGCGAGGAG AGTGGTGCACGTATCAACATCTCAGAAGGGAATTGTCCTGAGAGAATTATCACTTTGGCTGGACCCACTAATGCCATCTTCAAAGCCTTTGCTATGATCATTGACAAACTGGAAGAG GACATAAGCAGCTCTATGACCAATAGCACAGCTGCCAGTAGACCCCCGGTCACCCTGAGGCTGGTGGTCCCTGCTAGTCAGTGTGGCTCTCTCATTGGAAAAGGTGGATGCAAGATCAAGGAAATACGAGAG AGTACAGGGGCTCAGGTCCAGGTGGCAGGGGATATGCTACCCAACTCAACTGAGCGGGCCATCACTATTGCTGGCATTCCACAATCCATCATTGAGTGTGTCAAACAGATCTGCGTGGTCATGTTGGAG TCCCCCCCGAAGGGCGTGACCATCCCGTACCGGCCCAAGCCGTCCAGCTCTCCGGTCATCTTTGCAGGTGGTCAG GCCTATACCATTCAAGGACAGTATGCCATTCCACAGCCAGAT TTGACCAAGCTGCACCAGTTGGCAATGCAACAGTCTCATTTTCCCATGACGCATGGCAACACCGGATTCAGTG GTTTGGATGCATCTGCTCAGACTACTTCTCATGAACTCACCATTCCAAACGAT TTGATTGGCTGCATAATCGGGCGTCAAGGCGCCAAAATCAATGAGATCCGTCAGATGTCTGGGGCGCAGATCAAAATTGCGAACCCAGTGGAAGGATCTACTGATAGGCAGGTTACCATCACTGGATCTGCTGCCAGCATTAGCCTGGCTCAATATCTAATCAATGTCAG TTTAGAAAACGCTAAACCCTCCTCCCAGGCAGCCTCCGTCACGATCCCTGATCACCTCAGCATCAACCTCTCTCAACCCTCcaccccttcttcttcttcctcctccaccaccaccccctCGCTCGCCACAGCGGGGACCTCCGACGCACCCTCCAGCCTCCCCAACCCTCTTCCGACCGCCCCTTGTGTCTCCAGTCTGCTTGGCATGAAACCCATCCCTCTCCTGGCTCTAAATGTTGTGTCTGCTGCTAAGGGTACCGGGGCTTcagctaccaccaccaccacctctgccGTGCCATGTGTAACTAACAAACTGAAAGGCGAGAAACAGAGATTCTCTCCCTACTGA
- the PCBP2 gene encoding poly(rC)-binding protein 2 isoform X7 produces the protein MDTGVIEGGLNVTLTIRLLMHGKEVGSIIGKKGESVKKMREESGARINISEGNCPERIITLAGPTNAIFKAFAMIIDKLEEDISSSMTNSTAASRPPVTLRLVVPASQCGSLIGKGGCKIKEIRESTGAQVQVAGDMLPNSTERAITIAGIPQSIIECVKQICVVMLETLSQSPPKGVTIPYRPKPSSSPVIFAGGQDRYSTGSDSASFPHTTPSMCLNPDLEGPPLELTKLHQLAMQQSHFPMTHGNTGFSGIESSSPEVKGYWAGLDASAQTTSHELTIPNDLIGCIIGRQGAKINEIRQMSGAQIKIANPVEGSTDRQVTITGSAASISLAQYLINVSLENAKPSSQAASVTIPDHLSINLSQPSTPSSSSSSTTTPSLATAGTSDAPSSLPNPLPTAPCVSSLLGMKPIPLLALNVVSAAKGTGASATTTTTSAVPCVTNKLKGEKQRFSPY, from the exons ATGGACACCGGTGTGATTGAAGGTGGATTAAATGTCACTCTCACCATCCGGCTACTTATGCATGGAAAG GAAGTTGGCAGTATCATCGGAAAG AAAGGAGAATCAGTTAAGAAGATGCGCGAGGAG AGTGGTGCACGTATCAACATCTCAGAAGGGAATTGTCCTGAGAGAATTATCACTTTGGCTGGACCCACTAATGCCATCTTCAAAGCCTTTGCTATGATCATTGACAAACTGGAAGAG GACATAAGCAGCTCTATGACCAATAGCACAGCTGCCAGTAGACCCCCGGTCACCCTGAGGCTGGTGGTCCCTGCTAGTCAGTGTGGCTCTCTCATTGGAAAAGGTGGATGCAAGATCAAGGAAATACGAGAG AGTACAGGGGCTCAGGTCCAGGTGGCAGGGGATATGCTACCCAACTCAACTGAGCGGGCCATCACTATTGCTGGCATTCCACAATCCATCATTGAGTGTGTCAAACAGATCTGCGTGGTCATGTTGGAG actcTCTCCCAGTCCCCCCCGAAGGGCGTGACCATCCCGTACCGGCCCAAGCCGTCCAGCTCTCCGGTCATCTTTGCAGGTGGTCAG GACAGGTACAGCACAGGCAGCGACAGTGCGAGCTTTCCCCACACCACCCCGTCCATGTGCCTCAACCCTGACCTGGAGGGACCACCTCTAGAG TTGACCAAGCTGCACCAGTTGGCAATGCAACAGTCTCATTTTCCCATGACGCATGGCAACACCGGATTCAGTG GCATTGAATCCAGCTCTCCAGAGGTGAAAGGCTATTGGg CAGGTTTGGATGCATCTGCTCAGACTACTTCTCATGAACTCACCATTCCAAACGAT TTGATTGGCTGCATAATCGGGCGTCAAGGCGCCAAAATCAATGAGATCCGTCAGATGTCTGGGGCGCAGATCAAAATTGCGAACCCAGTGGAAGGATCTACTGATAGGCAGGTTACCATCACTGGATCTGCTGCCAGCATTAGCCTGGCTCAATATCTAATCAATGTCAG TTTAGAAAACGCTAAACCCTCCTCCCAGGCAGCCTCCGTCACGATCCCTGATCACCTCAGCATCAACCTCTCTCAACCCTCcaccccttcttcttcttcctcctccaccaccaccccctCGCTCGCCACAGCGGGGACCTCCGACGCACCCTCCAGCCTCCCCAACCCTCTTCCGACCGCCCCTTGTGTCTCCAGTCTGCTTGGCATGAAACCCATCCCTCTCCTGGCTCTAAATGTTGTGTCTGCTGCTAAGGGTACCGGGGCTTcagctaccaccaccaccacctctgccGTGCCATGTGTAACTAACAAACTGAAAGGCGAGAAACAGAGATTCTCTCCCTACTGA
- the PCBP2 gene encoding poly(rC)-binding protein 2 isoform X2 gives MDTGVIEGGLNVTLTIRLLMHGKEVGSIIGKKGESVKKMREESGARINISEGNCPERIITLAGPTNAIFKAFAMIIDKLEEDISSSMTNSTAASRPPVTLRLVVPASQCGSLIGKGGCKIKEIRESTGAQVQVAGDMLPNSTERAITIAGIPQSIIECVKQICVVMLETLSQSPPKGVTIPYRPKPSSSPVIFAGGQDRYSTGSDSASFPHTTPSMCLNPDLEGPPLEAYTIQGQYAIPQPDLTKLHQLAMQQSHFPMTHGNTGFSGIESSSPEVKGYWGLDASAQTTSHELTIPNDLIGCIIGRQGAKINEIRQMSGAQIKIANPVEGSTDRQVTITGSAASISLAQYLINVSLENAKPSSQAASVTIPDHLSINLSQPSTPSSSSSSTTTPSLATAGTSDAPSSLPNPLPTAPCVSSLLGMKPIPLLALNVVSAAKGTGASATTTTTSAVPCVTNKLKGEKQRFSPY, from the exons ATGGACACCGGTGTGATTGAAGGTGGATTAAATGTCACTCTCACCATCCGGCTACTTATGCATGGAAAG GAAGTTGGCAGTATCATCGGAAAG AAAGGAGAATCAGTTAAGAAGATGCGCGAGGAG AGTGGTGCACGTATCAACATCTCAGAAGGGAATTGTCCTGAGAGAATTATCACTTTGGCTGGACCCACTAATGCCATCTTCAAAGCCTTTGCTATGATCATTGACAAACTGGAAGAG GACATAAGCAGCTCTATGACCAATAGCACAGCTGCCAGTAGACCCCCGGTCACCCTGAGGCTGGTGGTCCCTGCTAGTCAGTGTGGCTCTCTCATTGGAAAAGGTGGATGCAAGATCAAGGAAATACGAGAG AGTACAGGGGCTCAGGTCCAGGTGGCAGGGGATATGCTACCCAACTCAACTGAGCGGGCCATCACTATTGCTGGCATTCCACAATCCATCATTGAGTGTGTCAAACAGATCTGCGTGGTCATGTTGGAG actcTCTCCCAGTCCCCCCCGAAGGGCGTGACCATCCCGTACCGGCCCAAGCCGTCCAGCTCTCCGGTCATCTTTGCAGGTGGTCAG GACAGGTACAGCACAGGCAGCGACAGTGCGAGCTTTCCCCACACCACCCCGTCCATGTGCCTCAACCCTGACCTGGAGGGACCACCTCTAGAG GCCTATACCATTCAAGGACAGTATGCCATTCCACAGCCAGAT TTGACCAAGCTGCACCAGTTGGCAATGCAACAGTCTCATTTTCCCATGACGCATGGCAACACCGGATTCAGTG GCATTGAATCCAGCTCTCCAGAGGTGAAAGGCTATTGGg GTTTGGATGCATCTGCTCAGACTACTTCTCATGAACTCACCATTCCAAACGAT TTGATTGGCTGCATAATCGGGCGTCAAGGCGCCAAAATCAATGAGATCCGTCAGATGTCTGGGGCGCAGATCAAAATTGCGAACCCAGTGGAAGGATCTACTGATAGGCAGGTTACCATCACTGGATCTGCTGCCAGCATTAGCCTGGCTCAATATCTAATCAATGTCAG TTTAGAAAACGCTAAACCCTCCTCCCAGGCAGCCTCCGTCACGATCCCTGATCACCTCAGCATCAACCTCTCTCAACCCTCcaccccttcttcttcttcctcctccaccaccaccccctCGCTCGCCACAGCGGGGACCTCCGACGCACCCTCCAGCCTCCCCAACCCTCTTCCGACCGCCCCTTGTGTCTCCAGTCTGCTTGGCATGAAACCCATCCCTCTCCTGGCTCTAAATGTTGTGTCTGCTGCTAAGGGTACCGGGGCTTcagctaccaccaccaccacctctgccGTGCCATGTGTAACTAACAAACTGAAAGGCGAGAAACAGAGATTCTCTCCCTACTGA
- the PCBP2 gene encoding poly(rC)-binding protein 2 isoform X9 — protein sequence MDTGVIEGGLNVTLTIRLLMHGKEVGSIIGKKGESVKKMREESGARINISEGNCPERIITLAGPTNAIFKAFAMIIDKLEEDISSSMTNSTAASRPPVTLRLVVPASQCGSLIGKGGCKIKEIRESTGAQVQVAGDMLPNSTERAITIAGIPQSIIECVKQICVVMLESPPKGVTIPYRPKPSSSPVIFAGGQDRYSTGSDSASFPHTTPSMCLNPDLEGPPLELTKLHQLAMQQSHFPMTHGNTGFSGIESSSPEVKGYWAGLDASAQTTSHELTIPNDLIGCIIGRQGAKINEIRQMSGAQIKIANPVEGSTDRQVTITGSAASISLAQYLINVSLENAKPSSQAASVTIPDHLSINLSQPSTPSSSSSSTTTPSLATAGTSDAPSSLPNPLPTAPCVSSLLGMKPIPLLALNVVSAAKGTGASATTTTTSAVPCVTNKLKGEKQRFSPY from the exons ATGGACACCGGTGTGATTGAAGGTGGATTAAATGTCACTCTCACCATCCGGCTACTTATGCATGGAAAG GAAGTTGGCAGTATCATCGGAAAG AAAGGAGAATCAGTTAAGAAGATGCGCGAGGAG AGTGGTGCACGTATCAACATCTCAGAAGGGAATTGTCCTGAGAGAATTATCACTTTGGCTGGACCCACTAATGCCATCTTCAAAGCCTTTGCTATGATCATTGACAAACTGGAAGAG GACATAAGCAGCTCTATGACCAATAGCACAGCTGCCAGTAGACCCCCGGTCACCCTGAGGCTGGTGGTCCCTGCTAGTCAGTGTGGCTCTCTCATTGGAAAAGGTGGATGCAAGATCAAGGAAATACGAGAG AGTACAGGGGCTCAGGTCCAGGTGGCAGGGGATATGCTACCCAACTCAACTGAGCGGGCCATCACTATTGCTGGCATTCCACAATCCATCATTGAGTGTGTCAAACAGATCTGCGTGGTCATGTTGGAG TCCCCCCCGAAGGGCGTGACCATCCCGTACCGGCCCAAGCCGTCCAGCTCTCCGGTCATCTTTGCAGGTGGTCAG GACAGGTACAGCACAGGCAGCGACAGTGCGAGCTTTCCCCACACCACCCCGTCCATGTGCCTCAACCCTGACCTGGAGGGACCACCTCTAGAG TTGACCAAGCTGCACCAGTTGGCAATGCAACAGTCTCATTTTCCCATGACGCATGGCAACACCGGATTCAGTG GCATTGAATCCAGCTCTCCAGAGGTGAAAGGCTATTGGg CAGGTTTGGATGCATCTGCTCAGACTACTTCTCATGAACTCACCATTCCAAACGAT TTGATTGGCTGCATAATCGGGCGTCAAGGCGCCAAAATCAATGAGATCCGTCAGATGTCTGGGGCGCAGATCAAAATTGCGAACCCAGTGGAAGGATCTACTGATAGGCAGGTTACCATCACTGGATCTGCTGCCAGCATTAGCCTGGCTCAATATCTAATCAATGTCAG TTTAGAAAACGCTAAACCCTCCTCCCAGGCAGCCTCCGTCACGATCCCTGATCACCTCAGCATCAACCTCTCTCAACCCTCcaccccttcttcttcttcctcctccaccaccaccccctCGCTCGCCACAGCGGGGACCTCCGACGCACCCTCCAGCCTCCCCAACCCTCTTCCGACCGCCCCTTGTGTCTCCAGTCTGCTTGGCATGAAACCCATCCCTCTCCTGGCTCTAAATGTTGTGTCTGCTGCTAAGGGTACCGGGGCTTcagctaccaccaccaccacctctgccGTGCCATGTGTAACTAACAAACTGAAAGGCGAGAAACAGAGATTCTCTCCCTACTGA